DNA from Polaribacter sp. NJDZ03:
ATTTTCTTCTAAAGTAAAAGGCACTTTTTTAACCTTCTTCTTGCCTAGTCTTTTTAGTTGTAACGTTAATTCCATAATATGCTAAATGTTTTTTGCGTTAGGGATTGTCGTGGAAAGCCCACAGTGCGTTAGCACGAGGACTTGCAACAAAAGCCCGACCTCGCCTAAGCGAGGTAACGCCCTTGTTATACCAAATAAACATCAAAATGATCGATTAAATTCGTTTCTTTTTCCTTAATATTTTAATATAAAATAGAACCATAACTAAGGCTATGATTAGATTTTCTATTTCATATTAATAAAAAATAATTCAAATTTATCATCAATAACTTTAAAATTCATTTGGTATTATTTTTAAATTAGCTATTAATCTGTGCTAAAATTGTTGGATCTTGAATTTTATTGTCTTCTGAAAGTAATTTCATTTTAGAAATAATTTCTGCCGATTTTGGATCGTCGTCTACAAATGGTAAAAACATACGACCTCTATGTTGACTATGCACCGGAATTATAGACAATGCTAATCCGTTTTTGCTAACCTGACCACTTCCTAAATGAATACTATATTCGCCAAAGGTTCCTTTAATAAACACAAAACGCTCTTTAACGGTAATGTTTTTAAGCTTGAATAATCTTGCTGATTCTTCTGCCAAAGCAGCACGCATTTGCATGGTACTATGACTTGCTTCTGGATCTACACCACCAACATGAGCAACACTTACCACAAGATCTATATCTCGCATAATTTCACTGAAAATTACAGTCGGAATCTCGGTAAGCGGAATTCTTTGATACGTATCTACAGAATGAAAACAGATATCTTCTATGGTTGGTGCTTCTGCTTCTGAGGGCGAATACCAATCTGCCATAGCATACATTGTTGCTATAAAACCTTTTTTATGATATACTTTTTGCAAACCTTCTTCCATACTTACCGTCCAACCTCTACTTCTTAAAAGTGCTATGGTTTTTTTAGGCTGAATTTGGTGTCCTTGGTAACGTTCGGAACGATTGCTGTGTTCACGTTCATCATCTGTAACTAAATACAACTCTCTAAATACTTGTTTAAAAGGTTGCGTTAAGCGTTCTGCAAATAAGTATTTCTGATACATATCCCATTCTACTGCTTTGTATAAATGAGATGCGTGCGCAATAACTAAAAGGTCGTTTTCTTCTAATTGATGCGTTTTACCGGTAGCATCTGTTAAAACACTTTCATTGTAAAAACCAGAAATTTCTTTTTCTGGAACGTACATTACTAATTTACTCAACATCACTCTTACAATAGGATGTTGCATCATATTATGAATTTCTAGCGCTGTAAATTCATCTTCATTTACCATTGCATTTTCTAATGATAAACGGGTTCTGCTGTATTGTCTAGAAAGGTATGTTTTGTTCTCTTTTAAAGCGATTACTTCCTTATCCTTACGTAATTTTGCAGGAATATTTTTTAACGATTTACCTGCTTTGGTAACCTTAATATCTGTTTTACCAAGATTATTAATTACTAATTCTATTTCTGTTTCTTCTATGGAAATTTTAGCATTCTCCATGATTTTTTGAGTCGCCTTTGCTTCCATTGCCCAACTAAAACGTACACGATCTTGATAACCTGCGTTACGCGATAAATTATCTAAACCAATTTCTACAGCAATCGCTTCACTTTCTTGACGCTGTGCTCCAAATTGCTTGCTCTCTTTTAAGAAATCTTGCAACAGATTGTAACGCTTTAATAAATCTTTTTCTGGTATGGTTTTACTTAACGGAATTAAACCTAAAGCACGCACATAATCTTTGTCTCGCTTGTCTTTAATTTTCTTTAAGGTTTCAGTAATTTTTACTTCACCTAACATTACGCTAGAATATAATTTTACTTGTCTATGTCCATTTCCGTCAGAAATATATTTGGCTGCATCATGTAGTAATTTCCAATTGGCTTTTCCGATGGTTTTATACACTCTATTAAACCAATCTACATCTATAGCACCAAGAGCAAAATCACTTTTTGGAATGTTAGAATAACGAGAAATAATGGTTTCTTGTTCGCTATTCATACGATCTGAAGCGTGTGCTTGAAACCACCAAACGGCATCTTCTAATTTTTCTAAACCTAAATATTCTCCAATAACACCTGTCCATTGTGTTGCATAACAGGCAAGTTCTATCAAACGTTTTTTAGTCACTTTAGAAGCATCTGCACGTGCAGCAAAATCGGCATAACTTTCGGTATCTTTAAAAAGAGATTTTTTAAGCATAGCACTAAAAATAGTTTTTTTACTCTCTCCGTAATAACTGTAACCACGCTCAAAATTATCTTTGCCTAAACGTTCTAAAATTCTAAATACATAATCTACACCTTCTACACGATGAATACCATTCATGTAACCTGTAGCGGTGGTTTCTAAATCTCCACGTTCTAATTCTGTTTCTAATAAATTGGTTTTTAAAGCTGCAAAAACATGTTTAGATACACAGCCTCTTTCTATCCATTTATAATTCATTCTAGAATTATAACCACCGTCCATAAGAGACATTAATTGACGAGAATGTAAAGCTTGTAAACATAAATCATCATCATTAATTAATCCTTTTTTGTACAATCTTAATGTAACAGCAATACTCGGAAATGGAACAATTCCGGGTCTACTGAATTGTTTTGTAATTACGCTTACATCTGCAGTTGCATTAGGATATTCTATATCTTGTGCAACTAAATACATATAAAAGCTCCAATATTTATGCACTTGCGCTTCTGTAAGAAGTTCCAAGTGATTAATACTTAAACTTGGTACAAGTGGTAAAATGATGTTTGCCCAATTGTACGTTTTTTTATTATAGCGATAATTAGACGTTTGATATTGTACTAACTTCAGCTTCTCTGGAAAATTAGCAATCATATCTTCCATAACATCTAGCTTAAAATTAGCTATTGTTTTTTCTTCTACATACACTTTATATAGACGTTGTAAAATTTCATTATAAGCCTCAGATTTTGAGTTATAACGCTCTTCTTTATCTAAATTTAATCCGCTTAAATCTGGATAATATTGTCTCGCAAAAGTGCCTAATTCTTTGTAATCTCCAAATGGATTATTATGATTATTAATGTAACGGATTGCAGCATGCATTTCAAAATCATTAAGCGTACTTTGCTCGTACCAAGCAATCCATAATTTTGCTAAAGGAAGGTTCTGTAAATGATCTTCTGCAGTAGCATCTTCATCTAATCTTTTTATACTACGAATCCCTTTTTCTATATAAGTGGTTGCTATTTCTCCTCTATATAGTTCCGCTTGATATTCGAAATGTTTGTTTTTAGTAACAATTGCTATTAACTTATTAACCTCTTTTATAATCTTATTAGCGTCTATAAATTCTTTAAATTTAAATCCTGCAGATTCTGAAGTGGTAATTCCTAATTTATCAAAGAAACTCGTCTTTTTTTCAAAACGAGATTGTGGTATATATAATGGTGTTAAGTTATCATAATCTATAGCTCCAAAACCATTACTATAATTAAACTCTTCTGCATTGTCAGAAAATTTATCTAAATAAACTTGTTCGTTTTTGGTAATTTTAGGTCGTTCGTTATACATACGAATTTGATCTTCTACAAAGTTAGACTGTCTATTTTCGTCGTGTAAAAGCGTTAACATTTCTAAACCTCCTAAACGTTGATCTATACTTTTTGCTGTTACCAAATTTGTAGCACTATTTCTTAAACGATCTGCTGGTAATTTTACCAATAACTGAATTAAAGAAGTACGTAATTCTTTATGTTTTCTTCTTAATAAATCTTCTGCAATTTCTAAATCTTCATCATAAAGATGCATTCTACTAAACAAATTAAGTCCGGTAGCCATTAACAATTCGTTTCTGTTATAAATTGCTTTTCTTGCTAAAGCTCTTTTCCACGAATTTTTATCAAAATTTAAAGGTTCTTTTTTCTCTGAATCTTTTTGATAATTGTAAAAAGAATAACTGTAATCTATAGGGAAAACTTTACGAATGTAACTCTCTCTAAATTCCGTTGGCAACGCTTCTAAATCGTTCGCCATTAATTTTAATTGCTGCT
Protein-coding regions in this window:
- a CDS encoding DUF4132 domain-containing protein, whose translation is MIPVEDAKKYIEKYKKPEIDRFEFRAFSEPYRVLAKILGGFDKGERRTYYNVSDFVAVFDDAITVNPWRTEEGMRLAIQLYGIVQTPYLADMWDFMDTLPYQRGYDRKAFRSVKTQDTLRNKLQFFTHFLRLSRSGFGGLTLQEQFQYSTYFPGSSSYFLATLLHNGEGVFDELLDDIIQGEDEIGGISIDIIKALLLSEDEKHWEMVGKLLLAAQRQEGLRQTILESLDEAGLGALKYMINIVLENDLTRFSSVTRAVSTWFGLNWDTPKKSVINRVLELAQSLILNLKEVDTLLKSKDNLEVLVALWSIAILDVDKANAKALDLVFTSEDRNKKILALYFISKTDRTNDSLVEYFKNEIGKDYALDHWMAVNLPHNTSLDNDTFSKLFEVAKTAEEKGKTFESKIFSWWSFTPNSYYFYQFLLHEATEQQLKLMANDLEALPTEFRESYIRKVFPIDYSYSFYNYQKDSEKKEPLNFDKNSWKRALARKAIYNRNELLMATGLNLFSRMHLYDEDLEIAEDLLRRKHKELRTSLIQLLVKLPADRLRNSATNLVTAKSIDQRLGGLEMLTLLHDENRQSNFVEDQIRMYNERPKITKNEQVYLDKFSDNAEEFNYSNGFGAIDYDNLTPLYIPQSRFEKKTSFFDKLGITTSESAGFKFKEFIDANKIIKEVNKLIAIVTKNKHFEYQAELYRGEIATTYIEKGIRSIKRLDEDATAEDHLQNLPLAKLWIAWYEQSTLNDFEMHAAIRYINNHNNPFGDYKELGTFARQYYPDLSGLNLDKEERYNSKSEAYNEILQRLYKVYVEEKTIANFKLDVMEDMIANFPEKLKLVQYQTSNYRYNKKTYNWANIILPLVPSLSINHLELLTEAQVHKYWSFYMYLVAQDIEYPNATADVSVITKQFSRPGIVPFPSIAVTLRLYKKGLINDDDLCLQALHSRQLMSLMDGGYNSRMNYKWIERGCVSKHVFAALKTNLLETELERGDLETTATGYMNGIHRVEGVDYVFRILERLGKDNFERGYSYYGESKKTIFSAMLKKSLFKDTESYADFAARADASKVTKKRLIELACYATQWTGVIGEYLGLEKLEDAVWWFQAHASDRMNSEQETIISRYSNIPKSDFALGAIDVDWFNRVYKTIGKANWKLLHDAAKYISDGNGHRQVKLYSSVMLGEVKITETLKKIKDKRDKDYVRALGLIPLSKTIPEKDLLKRYNLLQDFLKESKQFGAQRQESEAIAVEIGLDNLSRNAGYQDRVRFSWAMEAKATQKIMENAKISIEETEIELVINNLGKTDIKVTKAGKSLKNIPAKLRKDKEVIALKENKTYLSRQYSRTRLSLENAMVNEDEFTALEIHNMMQHPIVRVMLSKLVMYVPEKEISGFYNESVLTDATGKTHQLEENDLLVIAHASHLYKAVEWDMYQKYLFAERLTQPFKQVFRELYLVTDDEREHSNRSERYQGHQIQPKKTIALLRSRGWTVSMEEGLQKVYHKKGFIATMYAMADWYSPSEAEAPTIEDICFHSVDTYQRIPLTEIPTVIFSEIMRDIDLVVSVAHVGGVDPEASHSTMQMRAALAEESARLFKLKNITVKERFVFIKGTFGEYSIHLGSGQVSKNGLALSIIPVHSQHRGRMFLPFVDDDPKSAEIISKMKLLSEDNKIQDPTILAQINS